Part of the Pseudodesulfovibrio hydrargyri genome is shown below.
TGGGGCCTAGACCGGGGCCGAGCCGTCGACGGCGATCTTGCGCGTCGCGCCTTCCGGCTTTCCGGTCCGGGGCAGGATCACGCACAGGACGCCCTTTTCGAGCTTGGCGCTGATCTTGTCGCGGTCCACGTCGCCGGGCAGGTCGAGCACCCTGCGGAAGGAGCCCGAAGAGCGCTCCACGCGGTAGTAGCCCTTTTCCTCGGTCTTTTCCTCGCTGTGCGTTTCAGCGGAAAGGACGAGGAAGTCGCCCTCGATCTCGACGGACAGATCCTTTTCGTCGACCCCGGGCAGGTCGGCCTGGACAACGTATTCCTTGTCCGTGCCGTAGACGTCCACCTTGGGCCTGAGGGCCGCGTCTCTCAGGCGCGATCGCATCGCGCCGGGACGGAAAACGGGGTTCTGGAATCCGAAACCGGAAAACATGGACTCGACCATGCGGTCGAATTCGGTGTGGAACTGGTCCAGCGGTGAGGCGGGTACGCCTTCTCCCGGGTCGTTTCGACGGACCGGGAGGGTCTGCTCGTGTTCCCTCTTGAACCAATTCCAGGGGTTCAGCTTGGTACTGGCCATAGCGTCCTCCTAGGAAGAAGTTGAAGATTGCCTTTCGACATCCTCCTGATAAGTCCTGCCCGGCCAAAGTCAAGGGGCCCGGATGGCGGATCAGACCGCCCGGCGCATGCGGGGCGGGCGTCTGCGGGCCAGGTCGAGCAGGGCGCGCCCGGCCTCGGCCAGCTCCCCGCTGTTGTCGATGGTCACCAGCGCCGGGTGGCTGACGGCATAGTCCCCGGCGCGTTGCAAGCGGCCCTCGATCTCCTCGGCGGTCTCGCGGCCGCGCAGGATGAGGCGCTGGCGCAGGATGTCCCGGTCCAGGGTGACCAGCACCGGGACGAGGTCCGGGTAGCGGCGGGCTGCCTCGGGCAGGTAGGCGCGGGAGCCGTTGACCACCACGTTCAGGCCCGCCTCCAGCCAGGCGTCGATCTCGAGGCCCACGCCGTAGCGGTTGCCGTGGCTGTCCCAGGCCAGCGCGAACAGCCCGAGGTCCAGGCGGGCGCGGTATTCGTCGGGCAGCAGGGCCACGTGGTTTTCGCCCCCGGCGTCGGCCGGGCGGGTGATGTAGCGGTGGGCGAAGGCCGCCTCGCTTCCCGGGCAGTGTTTGCGGGCGTAGAGCATGATGGAGTCCTTGCCGCAGCCGGAAGGGCCGATGACGTAGATCAGGTTGCCGGGGATCATGAGTTCTCCTTGGAATTGCCGAGCCGGGCCCGGTGGATCAGCCGAAACGGCGCGGACCGGTCCGGCTGGTGGAAGAGGCAGAGTTCGCGGACCGGACGGGGACGGCCGGTGACGGGCGCGGACAGGCCGGACAGGATGTCCGCCAGACGCGCGCGCCGGTCCGGGTCCTCGACGCGGCCGGTCAGGGTGATGTGGAAGCGGAATTCCGAAAGCACGTAGGGGTAGCCCCACTCGTCGAGCAGGCGGTTCTGGACCGGGGTCAGGCCCGGAGTCCGGCGGGCCTCGTTCTCCTCGGCGGTGGCCGGGACCCGCAGGGGGGTCATGGCCCGCAGGCACGCTTCGGCGACCTCGCCCAGCCGGGCCTGGTCGGCCGGGACCAGGGCCAGGAACGAACCGATCACGCGCACGGACAGGGGGGCCAGATCGAACGGGGCCAGGGCACCGGCCAGGGACTCCAGCCGCTCGATGATCCCGGCCTCATCCACGTCCGGCAGGGGCGTAAAGGGCGGCATGAGCGTGCCGTGGAAGCCGTAGCGGCGGGGCGACTCGGTGGCCGCGCGCCATTCGTCCGGGGACAGAGAGTCCGGCAGTGCCGGGGATACGGGCTGGCCGGTCTCGTTGTCCCGGCCGAGCCAGGCCGCGCCGAAGCGGTCGAGTCCGCCGCCCGATTCCGGGGCGTAGTACACGCCGTACCGTCCGCTGGTTTGCCGGTTCCCGGGACCGTTCATGAGACCATTCATAGGGCCGCGCCCCCGTACTTGTCCAGGAACGCCTCGATGTCCAGTTCGCGGAAGTCGGGCAGCGCCTTGTTCAGATAGTCGTGGGGCCAGTCCCACCAGGCCAGGCGCAGGAGGCGCTGGCGCACCGGGGCCGGGAACCGCTCGCGGATCATCCGGGCGGGGACGCCGCCCACGATGGCGTAGGGCGGCACGTCCTTGGAGACCACGGCCCCGTGGCCGATCCAGACGTCGCAGCCGACGCGCGTGCGCTGGGAGCGCCGCCACTCGAAGACCGCGTCGTCGTCCGGGCCGAAGCCGTAGCGGGCGCTGCGGTAGGTGAAGTGGTGCTGGGACGGCCGCCACATGGGGTGGTTGGTCGGGCCGATGCGCACGTTGGAGGCGACGGACGCGAACCTGCCGATGTCGGCGTAGGCCACATCGCAGCCGGAACTCAGGTAGGCGTAGTCCCCCAGCGTGGATTCGAGCATCAGACAGTCTTCCAGGACCTCGGTGTAGTGGCCGAGCGAGCTGTCGCGGACGTCCGCCGTGGGGTGGACAGAAGGGTCCGGGCCGAGCCGGACGTCTCCTTGGGGGTGTGGGTGCATGTTCATGGCCTTTGACTGACAAATGCGCCCGGTTTGGAAAAGCACGGAAGCGCATCATTTCCGCGACGAAATTGACGATCAGGTTACAACAAGTTGAAATCCCTGCCTAAAGCGGACAAGTGAGGGACTTGTCTAGTGTGCCTTGCCCGCCCTTGTCCTACCACGTTCCCGAACGCGGCCCGCCCCCCGGGCCGGACAAACCCGGAACGCGGACCCGAGACCATGGATACGGCCCCATCACGGCTCCACCAGAATCTGCACCCAGTCGCTGGCGAACAGGCAGACCCCGAACTCCACGGGCACGCCGTTCTCGTCCACGTTGACGCTCTCGGTGACGAGGACCGGGCGGTTCCTGGGCTGGCCCAGCTCCCGGGCCTCCTCGGAGGTGGGCATGCGGGCGATGATCCGGGTCTGCCTGCGCGAGTAGTCGGTCACCCCGAAGTGCTCCAGCGTCCGGGTCACGGACCTGAGTTCGCGATAGACGCGGACCATGCCCGGAAACAAGGTCTTAGGAAAAAAGGCCGTGGAATAGCTGATGCGCCTGCCGTCCGCCTCGCCCGCGCTGGTGATCCGCGTGACCACCTCGCCCGGCTCGAGGCCCAGGGCCTCGGCCACCCGCGGGTCGGCCTCGGCGTCCACGGCCGCGAGCAGGACGTTGCCCGGCGTGCGCCGCTGGCGGGACAGGTTCTCGCTGAAGCGGGTCCGGCGGCTGACCGGATAGTGGACCACCCGCTCGCGCACGAAGGAGCCGCGCCCCTGCTCCACGCGGATGCGTCCGTCCTCCTCGAGCACGGACAGGGCGCGCCGGATGGTGTGCCGGTTGACCTGAAACTCCACGGCCAGGCTGTGTTCCGACGGCAGCCGGTCGCCCGGCCCGAACCGCCCGGACGCGATGGCCGCCTCCAATTGCGCATGGATCTGCCGCCACAGGGCGATCCCGTTTCCGCGCGTGAGCATGAACGCACCTCGATTCGTTTTTCGACCGGCAGAGCACAGGCTCCGTCGGTTGTCTAGACAACCTGTGAGGATTTCACACAAATGAAACCCGATAGTGACATGAAGGCCCCCATGGACCGGCAAACCCGAGCCAGAAAGGAATGGATGGGGGTCCTCGCCAGGACCGGCACCGAGAGCCTGGAGGCGGCCTACGCCCGGCTCGATCCCGAACCCCGATACGAGCACCTGCGTCCGCCCGAAGTGGGCATGGCCATGGTCCGCGCCAGGGCCGAGGCCCGGGGGGAGCGGTTCAACCTCGGCGAGATGACCATGTGCCGCTGCTCGGTCCGCCTGGCGGACGGCAGCGTGGGCCACGGCTTCGTGGCCGGGCGCGACGCGCGGCACGCCGAACTGGCCGCTCTGTTCGACGCGCTGCTCCAGGACCCTGAATCCGGCCCCGCCCTGCGCCGGGCCGTCATCGACCCGCTGTCCGCCGCCCTCGACAAGGGGCGCCGTGAGCGGGCAGCCAAAACCGCGGCCACCAGGGTGAACTTCTTCACCATGGTCCGCGGCCAAGACTAGGGGGAACCCATGCAAGGACACGCCTTGGACGCGGCCAGAGGGCCGCGCGAACCGGCCCTTGAGAACCAGCGCATATTCCGGGCCATACTCCTGACCATGTCCCATCCGGGCTCGGTCACCGTGCTCGGCAACTGGCCCGAGCCGCCCAAGGGGCTGCACCCGGCCGCGGCCGCGGTCTGCCTGGCCCTGGTGGACATGGACACGCCCCTGTGGATCGGCCCCTCCGGGCCGCTGGATATCCAGACCTACCTGCGCTTCCACTGCGGCTGCACCGTCTGCCGCAGGCCGGAGAACGCGGCCTTCGGGCTGATCCTCGACGGGCAGGAACTGCCGGACCTCGGCCTGTTCCACCCCGGCGACCTGGAATACCCGGACCGCTCGGCCACCCTGATCATCCAGGTCAAGGCCATGAACGTGGGCCGGGGCGTGCCCCTGTCCGGCCCGGGCATCAACGGCGAGACCCGGCTGCACGTGGACGGGCTCAACCCGGATTTCTGGCGGTCGATGCAGCGCAACGGACGGCGCTTCCCGCTGGGGTTCGACGTGATTCTGGCAACTCAAACGGAGATCGTCTCCCTGCCGAGGACGATCCAGGTGGGTATTTAACGTGTACGTAGCCGTCAAGGGTGGCGAACAGGCCATCGAGAACGCCCATCGGCTCATGGCCGAGGAACGCAGGGGCGCACAAGGCGTCCCGGAACTGACCGTGGAACAGATTCTTCAACAGATGCGCCTGGCCGTGGACCGGGTCATGAGCGAGGGCGCCCTGTACGACCCCTGGCTCGCGGCCCTGGCCGTGAAGCAGGCGCGCGGCGACCTGGTGGAGGCGACCTTCCTTTTGCGGGCCTACCGCACGACCCTGCCCAGGCTGTACGACTCCCTGCCCGTGGACACCACGGCCATGGAGGTCCGCCGCCGCGTCTCCGCGACCTTCAAGGACATCCCCGGAGGCCAGGTCCTCGGACCGACCTTCGACTACACCCACCGGCTCCTGGACTTCGGACTGGCCGCCGAGTCCCGGCCCGAACCGGCGGCCACGGTCCCGGACGAAAGCCTGGACGAGTCCCGGCCGCCCCTCTCGCGGGTCATGGACCTGCTGGCCGAGGAAGGGCTGGTCGACCGCCCCGGCGGGGACGGCTGTGAAAGTGAGGACGAAACGCGCCCCGTGGGCGACATCACCCGCGACCCGCTGACCTACCCGGCGGCCCGCGACGTGCGGTTGCAGAACCTGGCGCGCGGGGACGAGGGGTTCCTGCTGGCGCTGGGCTATTCCAGCCAGCGCGGCTTCGGCGACAACCACCCCTTTGCGGGCGAGATCCGCATGGGCGAGGTGGCCGTGTCCATCCGCCCGGACGAGCTCGGCTTCGAGGTGGAGATCGGCGACGTCACCGTGTCCGAATGCGAGATGGTCACCAGCTTCAAGGGGTCCAAGGACGAACTGCCCCGGTTCACCCGAGGCTACGGCCTGTCCTTCGGCTACAACGAGCGCAAGGTCCTGGCCATGTCCCTGGTGGACCGCTCGCTCCAGGCCCGCGAACTGGGCGAGGACATCAACGCCCCGTCCCGGGACGAGGAGTTCGTCCTGTCCCACAGCGACAACGTGGAGGCCCAGGGGTTCGTCCAGCACCTCAAGCTCCCGCACTACGTGGACTTCCAGGCCGACCTGGTCATGGTCCGGGGAATGCGGGCCGAGATCCTAAAACGGGCCGGGTCCGAGACCGAGGAGGCCGCATGACCGCCGCCGCAAAAAATCCTTCGGACGCCCAGACGCCCCCCGCCGTGGAAGCGGGCTACAACTACGGCTACCTGAACGAGCAGACCAAGCGGATGATCCGCCGGGCCATCCTCAAGGCCGTGGCCATCCCCGGCTACCAGGTGCCCTTTGCCGGGCGCGAGATGCCCATGCCCTACGGCTGGGGCACGGGCGGCATCCAGCTGTCCGCCTCCATCCTCGGGCCCGACGACGTCTTCAAGGTCATCGACCAGGGCGCGGACGACACCACCAACGCGGTCTCCATCCGCAAGTTCTTCGCCAAGGTCACCGGGGTGAAGACCACCGAGCGAACCGTGGACGCCACGGTCATCCAGACCCGCCACCGCATCCCCGAGATCCCGCTCACGGACGGCCAGATCATGGTCTACCAGGTGCCCATCCCCGAGCCCCTGCGCTGGGTGGAGCCGCGCGAGACCGAGACGCGGACCATGCACGCGCTCGAGGAGTACGGGGTCATGCACGTCCAGCTTTACGAGGACATCGCCCGGCACGGGCGGATCGCCACCAACTTCATGTACCCGGTCAAGGTCAACGGACGGTACATCATGAGCCCCTCGCCCATCCCCAAATTCGACAACCCCAAGCTCGACGACTCCCCGGCCCTGCATGTCTTCGGCGCGGGCCGCGAAAAACGCATCTACGCCATCCCGCCCTACACCGAGGTCAAGAGCCTGGATTTCGAGGACTACCCCTTCGAGGTGGAGACCTGGGACGGCTGCTGCGCCCTGTGCGGGGCCACGGACAGCTACCTTGACGAGGTCATCCTCAACGACAAGGGCGAGCGCATGTTCGTCTGCTCGGACACGGACTACTGCGCCACCCGGCGCTCCCAGGGCCACGCCGGCCCCATGGCCGGGCGCGAGGAGTTCTCGGAGCTGACGGGCGACAAGCAGAAAAACCAGGACAAAAGCGAATGACGACCCTACCGCAACCCATGATCCGCGTGCGCGATATCACCAAGAAATACGGTGAGATGATCGGCTGCAAGGACATATCCTTCGACCTCTGGCCCGGCGAGGTCATGGGCATCGTGGGCGAGTCCGGCTCGGGCAAGTCGACCCTGCTCGGCTGCCTGTCCGGCAGGCTCGCCCCCACCTCGGGCAACGTCGGCTATGCGTCGCGCGAGTTCGGCGACATCGACGTGCACGGCTGCGCCGAACCGGTCCGGCGCAAGCTGCTGCGCACCGAGCTCGGCGTGGTCCACCAGAACCCGCGCGACGGGCTCAGGCTGGGCGTCACGGCCGGGGCCAACCTCGGCGAGCGGCTGATGTCCGTGGGCGCCCGCCACTACGGAAACATCCGCGCCGAGGCCCTCAAATGGCTGGCCGAGGTGGAGATCGACGCCGGGCGCATCGACCACTTTCCAAAGACCTTTTCCGGCGGCATGCAGCAGCGGCTGCAGATCGCCTGCAACCTGATCACCAACCCGAGGATCGTGTTCATGGACGAGCCCACCGGCGGCCTGGACGTGTCCGTGCAGGCCAAGCT
Proteins encoded:
- the phnN gene encoding phosphonate metabolism protein/1,5-bisphosphokinase (PRPP-forming) PhnN, which encodes MIPGNLIYVIGPSGCGKDSIMLYARKHCPGSEAAFAHRYITRPADAGGENHVALLPDEYRARLDLGLFALAWDSHGNRYGVGLEIDAWLEAGLNVVVNGSRAYLPEAARRYPDLVPVLVTLDRDILRQRLILRGRETAEEIEGRLQRAGDYAVSHPALVTIDNSGELAEAGRALLDLARRRPPRMRRAV
- a CDS encoding acetyltransferase encodes the protein MHPHPQGDVRLGPDPSVHPTADVRDSSLGHYTEVLEDCLMLESTLGDYAYLSSGCDVAYADIGRFASVASNVRIGPTNHPMWRPSQHHFTYRSARYGFGPDDDAVFEWRRSQRTRVGCDVWIGHGAVVSKDVPPYAIVGGVPARMIRERFPAPVRQRLLRLAWWDWPHDYLNKALPDFRELDIEAFLDKYGGAAL
- the phnH gene encoding phosphonate C-P lyase system protein PhnH — translated: MQGHALDAARGPREPALENQRIFRAILLTMSHPGSVTVLGNWPEPPKGLHPAAAAVCLALVDMDTPLWIGPSGPLDIQTYLRFHCGCTVCRRPENAAFGLILDGQELPDLGLFHPGDLEYPDRSATLIIQVKAMNVGRGVPLSGPGINGETRLHVDGLNPDFWRSMQRNGRRFPLGFDVILATQTEIVSLPRTIQVGI
- the phnK gene encoding phosphonate C-P lyase system protein PhnK is translated as MTTLPQPMIRVRDITKKYGEMIGCKDISFDLWPGEVMGIVGESGSGKSTLLGCLSGRLAPTSGNVGYASREFGDIDVHGCAEPVRRKLLRTELGVVHQNPRDGLRLGVTAGANLGERLMSVGARHYGNIRAEALKWLAEVEIDAGRIDHFPKTFSGGMQQRLQIACNLITNPRIVFMDEPTGGLDVSVQAKLLDLLRNLVSRLGLSVVIVTHDLAVARLLAHRLMVMQRGEVVETGLTDQVLDDPQHPYTQLLVSSILQA
- a CDS encoding carbon-phosphorus lyase complex subunit PhnI, producing MYVAVKGGEQAIENAHRLMAEERRGAQGVPELTVEQILQQMRLAVDRVMSEGALYDPWLAALAVKQARGDLVEATFLLRAYRTTLPRLYDSLPVDTTAMEVRRRVSATFKDIPGGQVLGPTFDYTHRLLDFGLAAESRPEPAATVPDESLDESRPPLSRVMDLLAEEGLVDRPGGDGCESEDETRPVGDITRDPLTYPAARDVRLQNLARGDEGFLLALGYSSQRGFGDNHPFAGEIRMGEVAVSIRPDELGFEVEIGDVTVSECEMVTSFKGSKDELPRFTRGYGLSFGYNERKVLAMSLVDRSLQARELGEDINAPSRDEEFVLSHSDNVEAQGFVQHLKLPHYVDFQADLVMVRGMRAEILKRAGSETEEAA
- a CDS encoding DUF1045 domain-containing protein, which produces MNGPGNRQTSGRYGVYYAPESGGGLDRFGAAWLGRDNETGQPVSPALPDSLSPDEWRAATESPRRYGFHGTLMPPFTPLPDVDEAGIIERLESLAGALAPFDLAPLSVRVIGSFLALVPADQARLGEVAEACLRAMTPLRVPATAEENEARRTPGLTPVQNRLLDEWGYPYVLSEFRFHITLTGRVEDPDRRARLADILSGLSAPVTGRPRPVRELCLFHQPDRSAPFRLIHRARLGNSKENS
- the phnG gene encoding phosphonate C-P lyase system protein PhnG gives rise to the protein MKPDSDMKAPMDRQTRARKEWMGVLARTGTESLEAAYARLDPEPRYEHLRPPEVGMAMVRARAEARGERFNLGEMTMCRCSVRLADGSVGHGFVAGRDARHAELAALFDALLQDPESGPALRRAVIDPLSAALDKGRRERAAKTAATRVNFFTMVRGQD
- a CDS encoding alpha-D-ribose 1-methylphosphonate 5-phosphate C-P-lyase PhnJ, with the translated sequence MTAAAKNPSDAQTPPAVEAGYNYGYLNEQTKRMIRRAILKAVAIPGYQVPFAGREMPMPYGWGTGGIQLSASILGPDDVFKVIDQGADDTTNAVSIRKFFAKVTGVKTTERTVDATVIQTRHRIPEIPLTDGQIMVYQVPIPEPLRWVEPRETETRTMHALEEYGVMHVQLYEDIARHGRIATNFMYPVKVNGRYIMSPSPIPKFDNPKLDDSPALHVFGAGREKRIYAIPPYTEVKSLDFEDYPFEVETWDGCCALCGATDSYLDEVILNDKGERMFVCSDTDYCATRRSQGHAGPMAGREEFSELTGDKQKNQDKSE
- the phnF gene encoding phosphonate metabolism transcriptional regulator PhnF, which produces MLTRGNGIALWRQIHAQLEAAIASGRFGPGDRLPSEHSLAVEFQVNRHTIRRALSVLEEDGRIRVEQGRGSFVRERVVHYPVSRRTRFSENLSRQRRTPGNVLLAAVDAEADPRVAEALGLEPGEVVTRITSAGEADGRRISYSTAFFPKTLFPGMVRVYRELRSVTRTLEHFGVTDYSRRQTRIIARMPTSEEARELGQPRNRPVLVTESVNVDENGVPVEFGVCLFASDWVQILVEP
- a CDS encoding Hsp20/alpha crystallin family protein, whose amino-acid sequence is MASTKLNPWNWFKREHEQTLPVRRNDPGEGVPASPLDQFHTEFDRMVESMFSGFGFQNPVFRPGAMRSRLRDAALRPKVDVYGTDKEYVVQADLPGVDEKDLSVEIEGDFLVLSAETHSEEKTEEKGYYRVERSSGSFRRVLDLPGDVDRDKISAKLEKGVLCVILPRTGKPEGATRKIAVDGSAPV